A DNA window from Brachionichthys hirsutus isolate HB-005 chromosome 10, CSIRO-AGI_Bhir_v1, whole genome shotgun sequence contains the following coding sequences:
- the puraa gene encoding purine-rich element binding protein Aa: MADRDSGSEQGGAAMGLGFGSMHPATGGAAAASGLQHETQELASKRVDIQNKRFYLDVKQNAKGRFLKIAEVGAGGNKSRLTLSMSVAVEFRDYLGDFIEHYAQLGPSNPGLVQDEPRRALKSEFLVRENRKYYMDLKENQRGRFLRIRQTVNRGPGLGSTQGQTIALPAQGLIEFRDALAKLIDDYGVEDEPAELPEGSSLTVDNKRFFFDVGSNKYGVFMRVSEVKPTYRNSITVPYKVWSKFGNTFSKYAEEMKKIQETQREKRACEMQQQEEMQADDGDED, translated from the coding sequence ATGGCGGACAGAGACAGTGGAAGTGAGCAAGGCGGAGCGGCCATGGGCCTAGGCTTCGGTTCCATGCACCCGGCGACGGGAGGGGCCGCCGCGGCTTCCGGGCTCCAGCACGAGACGCAAGAGCTGGCGTCGAAGCGGGTTGACATCCAGAACAAACGCTTCTACTTGGACGTTAAGCAGAACGCGAAAGGCCGCTTCTTAAAGATAGCAGAAGTCGGCGCCGGCGGAAACAAGAGCCGCCTCACTCTCTCCATGTCCGTGGCGGTCGAGTTCCGCGACTACTTGGGAGACTTCATCGAACACTACGCCCAGCTGGGGCCGTCCAACCCGGGGCTGGTTCAGGACGAGCCCAGGCGGGCGCTGAAGAGCGAGTTCCTGGTCCGGGAGAATCGGAAATACTACATGGATCTGAAGGAGAACCAGAGGGGACGCTTCCTGAGGATCCGGCAGACCGTTAACCGGGGGCCCGGGTTGGGATCGACGCAAGGCCAGACCATCGCGCTGCCTGCCCAGGGACTTATCGAGTTTCGCGACGCTTTGGCTAAACTTATTGACGATTACGGCGTAGAGGACGAACCTGCGGAATTGCCGGAAGGTTCGTCGTTGACTGTGGACAACAAAAGGTTTTTCTTCGACGTCGGATCCAATAAGTACGGTGTGTTCATGAGGGTAAGCGAGGTGAAGCCGACCTACCGCAACTCGATCACGGTGCCCTACAAAGTGTGGTCCAAATTCGGGAATACTTTCAGTAAATACGCCGAGGAGATGAAAAAGATCCAGGAGACGCAGCGGGAGAAAAGGGCATGCGAGATGCAGCAGCAAGAGGAGATGCAGGCGGACGATGGAGACGAGGATTGA